TCGATCGGCGTCGGCGAGGAGGGAGAGAGCTACAACATCAATGCCGACACCGTCGCGGGCGATCTGGCCGGTGCGCTGAAGGCCGAGAAGCTGGTCACGCTCAGCGATGTGCGCGGCATCTTCCGCGACATCAAGGACGAATCCAGCCTCCTCAGCAAGCTGTCGCTGGAGGAAGCTCGCGAGCTGATGAAGTCCGACATCATCAGCAAGGGGATGATCCCCAAGCTGCAGAGCTGCATCGGTGCCTTGGAGAAGGGTGTCTCGCGTGCGCACATGATCGACGGCCGGGTGCCGCACGCGATCCTGATGGAGCTGTTCACCGACCAGGGCATCGGGACCATGCTCGAAGGGCAACCGAGTCCCTGGTAGGGTCCCGCCCCTTCAGTCGGCCCCAGTTTCCCTGCCGTCACTATTCCTGCAAAGACGCTACTGGAGTCCCTCATGAACACAGAGCAGATCCTTGAGCTTACGTCGCAGTACATCATGCCCACCTACGGGCGCTTGCCGATTGCTTTCGTCCGCGGCGAGGGTGCGCACCTGTGGGATGCCGAAGGCAAAGAGTACCTCGATTTTGTGGCAGGCATCGCGGTCCTCGGTGTGGGTCATTGCCACCCGAAGGTCGTCGAGGCCATCCGCGAACAGGCCGGCCTCCTGATGCACACCTCGAACCTGTACAACATCGCCCCGCAGGCTCTGCTGGCGAAGAAGCTGTCCGAGCTCTCCTTTGGCGGGAAGACCTTCTTCTGCAACAGCGGCGCCGAGGCCAACGAGGCGGCCATCAAGCTCGCCCGCAAATGGGCACACC
This genomic window from Armatimonadia bacterium contains:
- a CDS encoding aminotransferase class III-fold pyridoxal phosphate-dependent enzyme; the encoded protein is MNTEQILELTSQYIMPTYGRLPIAFVRGEGAHLWDAEGKEYLDFVAGIAVLGVGHCHPKVVEAIREQAGLLMHTSNLYNIAPQALLAKKLSELSFGGKTFFCNSGAEANEAAIKLARKWAH